The region CGGGTGGCGGGCTGCCTGACACCGGCGCCGCCAACCTCGGCCTGCTGGCCGGAGGCGGAGCATCCCTGCTCGCCGCCGGTGCTGCAGCGCTGATGTACAACAAGCGCCGCCGGGTTTCTGTGGACGCCTAACAGCACCAGCGGTACACACTGAAGCGGGTCCCTGCCAACGGCCGGGACCCGCTTTGACTTAAGCTACTGTCACGCACCAGGAGGAATCATGATCCGAAACCGGACGCCGCCGTCGCTCCACCTGCTTTCAGCCCGATCCCTGGCCGGGGTCGCCCTGGCGACCGTGATCGCCGCAGGCGCGGTTACCGGCTGCGCGCCGCTATCCGCAGACGAAGGCCCGGGCGCCCCGCCGGATTCACCATCCGGCACTGCCACGTCACCTACACCAGGATCGGATGCAACCATGACAACGGACGGACCCGCTGCCCAGCTCCTGCTGCTGCACGCGCGCCTCAAGAATGAGCTGGGAGCCGATTACGCGGACGGCTGGATTGACCGCGGCGTTCTCCACGTCGCGGTAACCGGTCCGGAGGCCGAGGCCAAGGTGCGCGACGCCGGTGCAGAGCCGGTCCTCGTGGCGTTCAACGCCGACCAACTGCAGCAGGCCCGCAGCCAAGTGCAGGCCTGGCTCGCGGCCAAGCCCGTTCCGGACCTGGAAGTGCACTCGATCAGCACCAGCGGACGCGCCGGCGCGGTGACTGTCCAGGTCCCAGCGGATCAGGTCGCCGCACTGCAATCGGCAGCCGATGAGCAGGCACCGGCCGGGGAAATATCCATAATTGTGGAGGAATCAGCGGGAATGGCAACCCCTCTGTCCACAAAGTAGGGACAAGCTCCGCAAAACCGGCGGTGAAGCCGCCTGCGGGCCTAGGGTTGTTGGGTCAAGCAGGCGGCACCTCCGTTCTTCCTGTCTGGATGTTCCCATGGAACAAAAGCTGCTCACCCTGCTCAGTCGCCGCACCGCGTGGATTCTCCTCGCCGTCTGTGCGGCGTTCTGGCTGGTTCTGGCCACCGGATTCCTGGAGGCACCGCTCGGCACCCCGCCCACCCTGATGTTCCTGTGGATGTACTGCAGTCTTATGCTTGCCCTGGGAAGCGTGCCGGTGGCTGCGGCCGCCGTCGCCGCGTTGGTCCTGCACCGCTCCGTGGACCGGGCCGGCGCCGCAAACGGAGCCGGTCCCGCCGTGCCGGAGGATGCGGACCGTTCACGGCGCTTATACCTTCTGCTCCACCGAGAGCTCAAGAAGCAGTAACAAAACAGGTGGTCCGGACTATTGATAACCCCTGAGCGCTCTGGTGTCCTGATCAGGCGGTCCAGCAGGGGGCCGGACCTGCTCCTGAAAACCCGTGCTGCTCATGAGCGATTTCTCCGGTGTTCCGTCCTCCCTGCTTCCGTTTGAAAAGGCCCGCCAGGCACGCGGTGACCTGCAGCAGGCGCTGCACAACGAACTTGTCCTCCGGTACCGGGAAATCGCCGAAACGGCTGCCGCCGCCTACGCGGGGAGAGGGCGCGAGCTGGCGGACCTGCGCCAGGTCGCCTACATGGGCCTGATCAAGGCGGTGCGCCGCTTTGACCCTGCCGTCGGCCCGCACTTTCCCGCCTTCGCGGTTCCCACCATTCATGGCGAGCTCAAGCGCTATCTTCGGGATCACTCCTGGGTTGTCCGGCCGCCGAGGCAGCTCCAGGACCTGCGGACCGCCATCGCCAGGCTGCAACCGGAACTCCTGCAGACACTGGGGCGGGAAGCGTCACTCCGTGAATTGTCCGAGGCATTGGGAGTTCCCACGAAAGCCGTTTCGGAAGCACTGAACTGCCAGAGCAGCCTTCGCCCGGAATCCCTCGAAGCCTTGGCGGACACCACCGGCGCCGAACAATGGGCCGTAGCCGATGGCCGGCTGGAGCGGGCCGAGAACCTTGCCATGCTGCGCCGCGCCGTGCGGGACCTGACGGACCAGGACAAGGAGCTGCTGTTCCTGCGGTATTTCCACGAGGAATCCCAGCAGGCCATCGGAGAGCGGCTGGGCCTGACCCAGATGCAGGTCTCCCGCGGACTGGCG is a window of Arthrobacter sp. zg-Y1171 DNA encoding:
- a CDS encoding sigma-70 family RNA polymerase sigma factor, whose product is MSDFSGVPSSLLPFEKARQARGDLQQALHNELVLRYREIAETAAAAYAGRGRELADLRQVAYMGLIKAVRRFDPAVGPHFPAFAVPTIHGELKRYLRDHSWVVRPPRQLQDLRTAIARLQPELLQTLGREASLRELSEALGVPTKAVSEALNCQSSLRPESLEALADTTGAEQWAVADGRLERAENLAMLRRAVRDLTDQDKELLFLRYFHEESQQAIGERLGLTQMQVSRGLARILVRLQHDLLDAPKPLSQAATPAARGSATA